ACAGAGAAAAGGATGGTGTGCATGGCATTCTGTTACATCACAGGTAAAATTTGTGTGAAATACATGCTATCTCCTTTTGACTTAGAGTTTCAGTGATGTAAACTTAGACTTAGCCCTAAACAAATTTCTATTTGTCTAAATGACATGTACGAGAGCAGAACAGCTAATGGACAACCACCAGTTACTTTTGCCATAGCTGCACAAGAGAAAGAAGATGTTCATATCTCGGAATGCCCTTACTTTATAATATCTGGAAGTTCTGATGCATTTTCAGCAAAAGACATGTGGAATTATGTGAAAGAGGTTTGTTGAAACTTGCACGGGTTACTGCACATCAGATATTGGATGCAAACTTGCAAATTGTGCCATGCATATAGGAAAAGCAATCTTAGTGACATGCACTAGACAGTCTGAAGATTTCAAGTTATTTTCACAACATTTTTAATTGTGTGTTGCTCGTTTTGTTGAATATctagtaaataaaaaataaaagcaattGGTAAAACTGGAAGGTGGAAACATTGGCATTTCAAGGAGATATTCAACGTTCCTTTCAATGTTTGTATGGAATAGTTTGCATGgaattttatcttttatattttcagaaaaattgaTCCTTAATATTGTTCTGTCAAATAGCAGGCAGTTTTTGGAACTATGAAACAATGAATTGTTAGATGGAATCCTTTTTGGAGTAGTTGTATAACTTTCACAAGTTACTTAATGGCATACAAAAGTTCTAATTCAGTGGAATTTCATTTTTTGAATACTTCATCTGTTAATTTTTACTTAGTTTCCTAACATTTGCTGAAGTTTGATCACTCATATATACAATATATAGATGGATATGTGAaaatattgaattttttttgtaaagagTACTTTCATAATATCACAAttgttagtatatttttttgtaAAGAGTACTTAATGTTATAAGTGAGGGTCAAGATTGCatttgagattgaaaaatcCAACACATCAAGTATAGAAGAATAGAGGTGGTACAAAATAAATTCTGTTGCACTTTTGTCTTCTTGCTTATTCGCAGACTCTTAATTGCTTTGATTAAATATGTCAAGATTCGAATATTCTGTAAATTAACCCTATTTGAATTACACCATATTACAGTACTGTCAATAAGAAACTGAAACAACTTCCTTTCCATTTTGGCAGAATGGATCTTTTGATAACCTTGATCTCACCAAAACATCGATGTGCTCAAAACCTGGATTATCAATAGGGGCAGCTATTGCAGCTTCTGTTAAGCTGCCTCCCCAGACAACCCAGAATGTATCATTTGCACTTGCCTGGGCTTGTCCTGAAGTGAAATTCTCCAGTGGAAAAACCTACCATAGGTGAGAGTagctgctgaaaaaaaaaactaatggtTAGAAGGACAAAAGACTAAAGCAATCTGAAACTGATTTATCTCCTGGCTTTGCAGGCGTTATACGAAATTTCATGGCACGGATAATGATGCAGCAGCAAGCCTTGCTCATGATGCCATTCTAGGTGCAATTCAGTTCATTGCTAACACTATTGAATATATTCAGTAAAATAACTGTATTTCATATAAACGCTCAGCATGATTCTAAAACATTGCTCATAACTGGATGGTTCAGGATCCAAATGTTAAAAGATTATGTTCAAACTATTAATACTGGCTGCTGGTTGAGAAGTGAATCTCTCTTTTTTGTGTAAAAAGGTGTGAATTGCTAATACTGATATCTGCTGGTTTCTAGTTTTTCTTACATCCAAATATGTGAATTCAACATTTAAGAATAGAATACTATTTGTCAGTAATTTTCACTGGGCATTGTTGTTAATAATGAAATCATGGTTTCCATACCCTCAAGCTTTATTGTGAATGCACCAGACTAGCTGGATCACAAAGCCCCAAGGAAGCTGTTAGCTGAGCTGATTCTTTATCTCGCTTATACTAGGTTAGTTACAAGCATCGACATGTGACACCTACTGACCTTGCCTTGACCAGGCAGTCTAGCACATGTTTTAGACTCACTTTGTGGTTGTTGCACTATGCTAAGTATATCTTTAAGCTGCTGTGAAAAAAGTTGTTTAGTATCTATTATTTGGTTAATAAATCATATTGAAGTTCGGCAGCTCATTTTTTCCAGTTGTATTCATATCATATTTCATCACGTATGTTATACAACAGAAAAAAATAGGGTTGTGCATTAAGTTTGACAGTTACCGGTGTGGTTTCTGAAAATCCTTTTTTAGGCAGACAATTTGATTCAGTAAACCAACAACATTACTGAACTATACCATCTCCAAATGCACCAGGCAGCTCACCCATCTTGATGAGATCATCCTACTCAGGCATGCTGCTATATGCTGCAGGTCTGCATGAGATGCGTGGTTGCATTCTTCTTGTAGGCCACTTCGCTGCTGGCTGCTAGATGGTACTAGTGCTAAGCCATTTGGTACCTGAGCAATGAGCATTGCTTGCTATAATGCTATTTTGTTGGATTGTTGCCTTAGTGCTGGTGTTTTTTGACACTTTTGTTAATATGTTGATGTAGCATATCAACTCTTAGCTTGTGTTGTCATAAGCAATTTTCATTAAGTTTGTCAGTATGGTATTTACCAATGCCAAACCGGAATAAATTGGCATTACTGATaccaaaccatttttttttaaaaaaaaaaacaccatatgCACTGAGCTAACAGTACTATAATACAAAGCTGTTTAAAATTTGTCTCTTGAGTATTTAATGTATTGGCAGTGTCATCTTGCCAGATGTTATTGTAGAGGAAGGGACACCATCCTGCTTTGACTGTTCTATTAAATcatatttcttgttgatttttgttaCTGAATTCATCTATCTTACAAAATTAGAACATAATTCTTGGGAAAGGCAAATTGAGGAGTGGCAGAATCCTATTTTGCAAGATGAGAGGTTTCCTGACTGGTATGTTCTAGCCTCTTCCTATATACAAACCACCTGATATCCGAGATTACTGAATACTGATGTATAGTATATGAACCTTTATACCACAGGTACCCGGTCACACTTTTCAATGAGTTATACTATCTTAATGCTGGAGGAACTATATGGACTGGTACTCATCCACTACTCTTTTAACCTTTTTCTCATTGAGGCTACGTGGCTTTCTTGAATATTAATGTATGTACACTGCAAcagatggattgccaccaattCAAAGCTTGACAGGTATTGGTGAAAAGAAGTTTTCTCTGGACATGCAAAATGGGGACGCTGATGATGCCAATGGGATAATCCCACGGAATAATACTGCCAGCGACATCCTTAATCAAATGGCATCAGTACTCGAGAGAATTCATGCATCTATGGAATCAAATTCTGCCATAGGAACAACTTTACTTCAGGGTGAAGAGAATATTGGCCAATTCCTCTACCTTGAGGGCATTGAGTATTATATGTGGAACACATATGATGTTCATTTCTATGCATCATTCTCTCTGATCATGCTGTTTCCAAAACTCCAGCTCAGCATTCAGAGAGATTTCGCTGCTGCTGTTTTGATGCATGATCCTGAAAAGCTCAGGATGTTACATGATGGAAAATGGGTTGCGAGAAAAGTTCTTGGTGCTGTTCCTCATGATCTTGGGCTATATGACCCCTGGTTCAAAGTTAATGCATATACGCTCTATAACACAGATCGATGGAAGGACTTGAACCCAAAGTTTGTTCTGCAAGTTTATAGAGATGTGGTTGCCACAGGTGACAAATCCTTTGCTCGTGCTGTTTGGCCATCTGTTTATATGGCAATGGCATATATGGAGCAATTTGACAGGGATAAAGATGGGATGATTGAAAATGAGGACTTTCCAGATCAGACTTATGATGTGTGGTCAATGGCTGGTATAAGTGCGTACTGTGGTGGACTTTGGGTGGCCGCTCTTCAAGCTGCGTCAGCCTTGGCACACGAAGTTGGTGACAAAGCGTCTGAAAAACTTTTCTGGGACAAGTATGAGAAGGCTAAGTCTGTTTATGGCAAGTTGTGGAATGGTTCTTACTTCAATTATGATGATGGCGACAACATAATGAGTGCATCCATCCATGCAGATCAATTGGCTGGACAATGGTATACATCACAAATCTGTTAACTCTGTCCTCTTTTTAACATTATTTTCTAGTTTTGAAGTCATGTCTAATCAAATTAACAGGTGTTTGCTTATGGCAAGGGAGGAAAGAATTTTAAACCCTTTCTAATTAATGTTTACGTACAACAGCCACTCCTAGTAAATATATTTAAGTTTGTCCCTGTATAGATTGTGTACTTAAACTAGCTTTTGCTGTTCAATTATTTaccatatactaatattttatcAGATTCTAGGTATAGCATGAGTTATTGACAATGTGGGTTGGAACTCTTACACATTGTCAATATCTAATCAtataaaaggggaaaaaaagctCAGTTGGTTTTCAATAATA
The nucleotide sequence above comes from Oryza glaberrima chromosome 11, OglaRS2, whole genome shotgun sequence. Encoded proteins:
- the LOC127754515 gene encoding uncharacterized protein LOC127754515 isoform X2, producing MICHPSDLHGERHSSWLALVFVLADTSLKKHQKDVFIQAAVIDPMKKRIAKSGQGVPLGGIGSGSIGRSYKGEFQRWQLFPGTCEERPVLANQFSAFISRKDGRNYSSVLHPGKPDLPKGSNISGIGSWDWNMSGQNSTYHALYPRSWTIYNGEPDPDVNIVCRQISPIIPHNYQQSSYPVSVFTFTVTNSGNTAADVTLLFTWANSVGGKSELTGYHSNSPMIEKDGVHGILLHHRTANGQPPVTFAIAAQEKEDVHISECPYFIISGSSDAFSAKDMWNYVKENGSFDNLDLTKTSMCSKPGLSIGAAIAASVKLPPQTTQNVSFALAWACPEVKFSSGKTYHRRYTKFHGTDNDAAASLAHDAILEHNSWERQIEEWQNPILQDERFPDWYPVTLFNELYYLNAGGTIWTDGLPPIQSLTGIGEKKFSLDMQNGDADDANGIIPRNNTASDILNQMASVLERIHASMESNSAIGTTLLQGEENIGQFLYLEGIEYYMWNTYDVHFYASFSLIMLFPKLQLSIQRDFAAAVLMHDPEKLRMLHDGKWVARKVLGAVPHDLGLYDPWFKVNAYTLYNTDRWKDLNPKFVLQVYRDVVATGDKSFARAVWPSVYMAMAYMEQFDRDKDGMIENEDFPDQTYDVWSMAGISAYCGGLWVAALQAASALAHEVGDKASEKLFWDKYEKAKSVYGKLWNGSYFNYDDGDNIMSASIHADQLAGQWYAKACGLFPIVDKDKAESALEKIYSFNVMKFKDGKRGAMNGMWPDGTVDMSAMQSREIWPGVTYALAATMIQEGMVEKGFKTAEGIYHAAWSPEGLGYSFQTPEAWNNDDEYRSLCYMRPLAIWAIQWALSNPKLHKQTADIPQDSFPKNQFSYARIAKLLHLPEDESPKSFLRVIYEIVRNRYRS
- the LOC127754515 gene encoding uncharacterized protein LOC127754515 isoform X1, with amino-acid sequence MVENGVLEQPKGVSRNRPRAQSNDHPVDPGYLPELTWEHKLSNIGYDLPSFRLTWRETFQLAGLGLRLGRHILEETSKGRAAVIDPMKKRIAKSGQGVPLGGIGSGSIGRSYKGEFQRWQLFPGTCEERPVLANQFSAFISRKDGRNYSSVLHPGKPDLPKGSNISGIGSWDWNMSGQNSTYHALYPRSWTIYNGEPDPDVNIVCRQISPIIPHNYQQSSYPVSVFTFTVTNSGNTAADVTLLFTWANSVGGKSELTGYHSNSPMIEKDGVHGILLHHRTANGQPPVTFAIAAQEKEDVHISECPYFIISGSSDAFSAKDMWNYVKENGSFDNLDLTKTSMCSKPGLSIGAAIAASVKLPPQTTQNVSFALAWACPEVKFSSGKTYHRRYTKFHGTDNDAAASLAHDAILEHNSWERQIEEWQNPILQDERFPDWYPVTLFNELYYLNAGGTIWTDGLPPIQSLTGIGEKKFSLDMQNGDADDANGIIPRNNTASDILNQMASVLERIHASMESNSAIGTTLLQGEENIGQFLYLEGIEYYMWNTYDVHFYASFSLIMLFPKLQLSIQRDFAAAVLMHDPEKLRMLHDGKWVARKVLGAVPHDLGLYDPWFKVNAYTLYNTDRWKDLNPKFVLQVYRDVVATGDKSFARAVWPSVYMAMAYMEQFDRDKDGMIENEDFPDQTYDVWSMAGISAYCGGLWVAALQAASALAHEVGDKASEKLFWDKYEKAKSVYGKLWNGSYFNYDDGDNIMSASIHADQLAGQWYAKACGLFPIVDKDKAESALEKIYSFNVMKFKDGKRGAMNGMWPDGTVDMSAMQSREIWPGVTYALAATMIQEGMVEKGFKTAEGIYHAAWSPEGLGYSFQTPEAWNNDDEYRSLCYMRPLAIWAIQWALSNPKLHKQTADIPQDSFPKNQFSYARIAKLLHLPEDESPKSFLRVIYEIVRNRYRS
- the LOC127754515 gene encoding uncharacterized protein LOC127754515 isoform X3 — its product is MVETIPQCCILGNQICQRIGSWDWNMSGQNSTYHALYPRSWTIYNGEPDPDVNIVCRQISPIIPHNYQQSSYPVSVFTFTVTNSGNTAADVTLLFTWANSVGGKSELTGYHSNSPMIEKDGVHGILLHHRTANGQPPVTFAIAAQEKEDVHISECPYFIISGSSDAFSAKDMWNYVKENGSFDNLDLTKTSMCSKPGLSIGAAIAASVKLPPQTTQNVSFALAWACPEVKFSSGKTYHRRYTKFHGTDNDAAASLAHDAILEHNSWERQIEEWQNPILQDERFPDWYPVTLFNELYYLNAGGTIWTDGLPPIQSLTGIGEKKFSLDMQNGDADDANGIIPRNNTASDILNQMASVLERIHASMESNSAIGTTLLQGEENIGQFLYLEGIEYYMWNTYDVHFYASFSLIMLFPKLQLSIQRDFAAAVLMHDPEKLRMLHDGKWVARKVLGAVPHDLGLYDPWFKVNAYTLYNTDRWKDLNPKFVLQVYRDVVATGDKSFARAVWPSVYMAMAYMEQFDRDKDGMIENEDFPDQTYDVWSMAGISAYCGGLWVAALQAASALAHEVGDKASEKLFWDKYEKAKSVYGKLWNGSYFNYDDGDNIMSASIHADQLAGQWYAKACGLFPIVDKDKAESALEKIYSFNVMKFKDGKRGAMNGMWPDGTVDMSAMQSREIWPGVTYALAATMIQEGMVEKGFKTAEGIYHAAWSPEGLGYSFQTPEAWNNDDEYRSLCYMRPLAIWAIQWALSNPKLHKQTADIPQDSFPKNQFSYARIAKLLHLPEDESPKSFLRVIYEIVRNRYRS